The Gossypium arboreum isolate Shixiya-1 chromosome 6, ASM2569848v2, whole genome shotgun sequence DNA window CAAGTATTGAGGATGCCACATGAAAAAATCCACCAAGACAGAAAAGGCCTCTATCACATTTTTCTGATTATGTAGTTAAGATGAATCATTTTTCTATTGTGTCTTGTTTTTTTATGGAAGATTCATGTGGAAGTGAGCCTAAATTGTACAACAAAGCTAAAGGAGTTCCAGAATGGGAAGATGCGATGGTAGAAGAGATTTCAACACTTAAAAAAAAATGACATGTGGGAGCTTGTACTTAAGCCTGTTGATGCTGACTTAATTACTTGTAAGTGGGTTTACAAGTTGAAGAAAAAGACTGATGATACCGTTGATAGATTTGAAGCACGTCTTGTTGCTCGTGGATTTTCTCAACAGTACAGTCGAGATTATGATGAGACTTTTAGTCCAATTGCAAGAATGACAACTGTACGAGCAATTATCTCTCTAGCTGCTAGCAAAGGTTGGAATTTGTGGCAACTAGATGTGAAAAACGATTTCCTTTATGGTGAGCTggatcacaatatttttatggaacAACCGCAAGGATTTGTATCTAAGGAATATCCTAATCATGTGTGTAGACTTAAGAAAGCGCTATATGGTCTCAAGCAAGCTACTCATGCTTGGTTCGATAAGATTGCTCAATATCTTGATTTTTGTCATTTTAAATCTTCAAGTACTGATCCAAGCTTATTCGTTAGGAAAACAACCACTGCATGCACTTTACTTTTACTTTATGTGGGTGATATGATTATTACAGGTGATGATAGTGCTGAAATTAGCAATCTTCAAGATGCTTTAATGGTTTGTTTTGAAATGAAAAGTTTGGGTGAAGCTTGTTTCCTTGGTTTAGAAATTGAAAAAAGTGATGgttattttgtttctcaaaaagGGTAGCAGCAAGCTTGTTACAAAGGTTTCGCATGGAGGGTTCAAAAGCAAAGTCGACTCCCATGGAATCTAATCTCAAGTTAGCTAAAAATGAAGGAAAACCTTTAGAAGATGCAATGCTTTTTCGTCAACTTGTCGgtagtttgttttatttaactatCACAAGGCCTGATATCGCATTTTCTGTTGGAGTTATTTATCAGTTTATGGGCCAACCATGTGAGGGTCATTTAATTGTAGCAAAGAGGATTCTTCGTTACATCAAAGGCACTCTAAGTTATGGTTTAATGTACGAGCAATCTAAGATTTTTTCTTTGAGTGGCTTTGTAGATGCAGATTGGGCTGGTGATGTGAATGATAGATGTTCTACAACAGGTTTTTGCTTTACAACGGGTTCTGCTGCGATTTCATGGTGTAGTAAGAAACAAACTACTATGGCTCTTTCAAGTTGCGAAGCAGAATATGTAGCTGCTACAATGGCTACTCAAGAATGTTTGTAGCTAAGGAGGCTCATTCAAGAAATGGCAATTATTTTCAATTATCCGATTCAGATTCATTGTAATAATGAGAGTGCTATAAAGCTTGCTGGAAACTTGTGTTCCATGCTCGTTCGAAACATATTGAAACTCATTATCATTTTGTTCGAGAGAAAGTGTTATCTCAGGATATTGAGTTGCTGAAAATTCAAACTGATGAACAAGTTGCAGACATCTTTACTAAGGCGCTCGCAAAGACTAAGTTTGAAGTTTTTCGTGGAGATCTTGGCATTATTGACAAGAAGCTTGCACTAAGGGAGGCTGTTACAAGTTAGTGCAACTTACTATCAGTCAAGTCCTCTATTTTAGGAGTTAAAAGTTAGTTCCTTGATTTGTGCAAATAAAGAGTACGTGAGTTACTCTCCATTTAGTTGAGATATTTTAAGAGACTTTTTAGTTTAAATAGACCATTATTCTTGGTTAATTCACTGCACTGTTCTTTTTATTTCCTTGTACTCTCTTAATTGATTGAGCAATAAAAATTCATTCTCTCCATTTTTGAGGGTTCATATTTCTGTCAACCAACCTTTAAGCAAATTACTCGAAATCGATAGAAGAAAAATTAGGAAAAGAAAACTACGATTGAActaatttagaaatttttaataatttttattgtttatttaattattattaatcagTGATCAAACTTGTCAAATTAATTGAACAAAAATAAGATGATCTACTGATTCAACCATTACTctctaatatttaaaaatattaatataatgggCTCTACTTGTTCTACACGTTGACTATCTCCTTAGAGACTGACTTTTACCCTCATCTCCAATCTAATTCGACTCTAAAACACGACACGACTGTCAGTATGCGGGATGAATAGCTCCCAACATCCTCTCCGTATCTTTGTATCAACAGTATGTAATGTAATGTAATGGATAAAAACTTGTACTTAAATGGACACTA harbors:
- the LOC128293814 gene encoding secreted RxLR effector protein 161-like, with product MEGSKAKSTPMESNLKLAKNEGKPLEDAMLFRQLVGSLFYLTITRPDIAFSVGVIYQFMGQPCEGHLIVAKRILRYIKGTLSYGLMYEQSKIFSLSGFVDADWAGDVNDRCSTTGFCFTTGSAAISWCSKKQTTMALSSCEAEYVAATMATQESCWKLVFHARSKHIETHYHFVREKVLSQDIELLKIQTDEQVADIFTKALAKTKFEVFRGDLGIIDKKLALREAVTS